A window from uncultured Desulfobacter sp. encodes these proteins:
- the rpoD gene encoding RNA polymerase sigma factor RpoD: MAEKTSKSEQGVMIGKDEMRKLIKKGEETGVLSFAEINDAISDDLQSFEQIDDIVIQFKELGIELVGDRDEDASVVKSGKAKSSKKTPRSLKVKKTKLSGSRRGRDDDDEDEDDGPDRKSGKGMLSSGRERSDMEFGAVTDPVKMYLKEMGMVTLLSREGEIEIAKKIEVGERDVLRAMLDCPLALNTIFMYGKKMEEKAMRPKHVLRDVDEGDGVVDEVTKQEKFLESLSRIRELHVQNQTFRDELESTRKGTKKYSTLGEQIAGNTEEIFELLKSWRFESNVIDNIEKSIRNTITWFKTVDDLLARCAKTFNVQPSTMMKQTKDSADFVEWATSRNEITPERATVLFNDIMALCNQVSEKKDSVKGSVEDLTDIVQSIEIGRKKADAAKRELVRANLRLVVSIAKKYTNRGLQFLDLIQEGNIGLMKAVDKFEYRRGYKFSTYATWWIRQAITRAIADQARTIRIPVHMIETINKLIRTSRYLVQEMGKEPSPEEIAEKMEIPIDKVRRVLKIAKEPISLETPIGEEEDSHLGDFIEDKKFSIPSEAAIDLSLAEQTRKILATLTPREEKVLRMRFGIGEKSDHTLEEVGKDFTVTRERIRQIEAKALRKLRHPTRSKKLKTFIEN; encoded by the coding sequence ATGGCAGAAAAGACCAGCAAATCTGAGCAGGGCGTGATGATCGGCAAAGACGAAATGCGTAAGCTTATTAAAAAGGGAGAGGAAACAGGCGTCCTGTCCTTTGCCGAAATCAATGACGCCATTTCAGATGATTTGCAATCCTTTGAGCAGATAGATGATATTGTCATTCAGTTTAAAGAATTGGGTATTGAACTGGTTGGTGATAGAGACGAGGATGCGTCTGTCGTTAAATCAGGCAAGGCAAAAAGTTCCAAAAAGACACCCCGGTCTTTGAAGGTTAAAAAAACCAAACTTTCCGGTTCCCGCAGGGGTCGTGATGACGACGATGAGGATGAGGATGATGGACCGGATAGGAAAAGTGGTAAGGGTATGCTTTCTTCCGGGCGTGAACGTTCTGATATGGAATTTGGTGCCGTTACAGACCCTGTGAAGATGTATCTTAAAGAGATGGGTATGGTCACCCTGCTCAGCCGTGAAGGTGAAATTGAGATTGCAAAAAAAATAGAGGTCGGAGAAAGGGATGTACTGCGGGCCATGCTGGATTGTCCTTTGGCGCTGAATACCATTTTTATGTACGGTAAAAAAATGGAAGAAAAAGCCATGCGGCCAAAGCATGTACTCCGTGATGTGGACGAGGGTGACGGGGTGGTTGATGAAGTCACCAAGCAGGAAAAGTTTCTTGAATCCCTATCCCGGATAAGAGAGTTGCATGTCCAGAATCAAACCTTCCGTGATGAGCTTGAAAGTACCCGCAAAGGCACAAAAAAATACAGCACCCTTGGTGAACAGATTGCCGGCAACACCGAAGAAATTTTTGAGTTGCTCAAAAGCTGGCGATTTGAATCCAATGTGATTGATAATATAGAAAAGAGTATCAGAAACACAATAACCTGGTTCAAGACCGTAGATGATTTGCTGGCCAGGTGTGCAAAAACGTTTAATGTCCAGCCCAGCACCATGATGAAGCAGACAAAAGATTCGGCTGATTTTGTTGAATGGGCCACGTCTAGAAACGAAATTACTCCCGAGCGCGCAACTGTCCTGTTTAACGATATTATGGCGTTATGTAACCAGGTTTCCGAAAAAAAGGATTCGGTCAAAGGTAGTGTGGAGGATCTTACTGATATTGTTCAAAGCATTGAGATCGGGCGTAAAAAAGCAGATGCCGCCAAACGGGAACTGGTCCGTGCTAATCTAAGGCTTGTGGTAAGTATTGCCAAGAAATATACCAACAGAGGTCTGCAGTTCCTTGATTTGATCCAGGAAGGCAATATCGGTTTGATGAAGGCGGTGGATAAATTTGAGTATCGTAGGGGATACAAGTTTTCGACATATGCCACCTGGTGGATCCGTCAGGCCATTACCCGGGCCATTGCGGATCAGGCACGAACCATCAGGATTCCGGTTCATATGATTGAAACCATCAACAAACTGATCCGCACCTCCCGGTACCTGGTCCAGGAGATGGGCAAGGAGCCTTCCCCCGAAGAAATTGCCGAAAAAATGGAGATCCCCATTGATAAGGTGCGGCGAGTACTTAAGATTGCCAAAGAACCTATTTCCCTTGAAACTCCTATTGGTGAAGAAGAAGACAGTCATCTTGGGGATTTTATCGAGGATAAGAAATTCTCCATTCCTTCCGAGGCAGCCATTGATTTAAGCCTTGCTGAACAGACGCGTAAAATACTGGCTACGCTAACGCCCAGGGAGGAAAAAGTATTGAGAATGCGTTTCGGAATTGGAGAAAAGTCCGATCATACCCTGGAAGAAGTTGGAAAAGACTTTACCGTTACAAGGGAGCGTATCCGTCAGATTGAAGCCAAGGCCCTGCGCAAGCTTCGTCATCCGACCAGGAGTAAAAAGCTTAAAACGTTTATTGAGAATTAA